Proteins encoded together in one Methanocella sp. window:
- the msrA gene encoding peptide-methionine (S)-S-oxide reductase MsrA encodes MPDNDLNIKIHVIIVSENLQKADFAAGCFWHVEEAFRHLTGVVSTAVGYEGGHTQGPNYKEVCTDKTGHAETVQVTYDPAKISYEDLLNVFWSHHDPTTPNRQGPDFGTQYRSIIFYHNKEQEAVARASKNKLQESGKFKKPIVTEIVPASEFWRAEEYHQQYLEKNNLKSCGI; translated from the coding sequence ATGCCGGACAATGATTTAAACATAAAGATACATGTTATTATCGTGAGCGAGAATCTTCAAAAAGCGGACTTTGCTGCGGGCTGCTTCTGGCACGTGGAGGAGGCTTTCCGGCATCTCACAGGCGTCGTGTCGACGGCCGTCGGCTACGAGGGCGGCCACACGCAGGGGCCGAACTATAAGGAAGTCTGTACTGATAAGACGGGCCACGCCGAAACTGTCCAGGTAACCTACGACCCGGCGAAAATATCGTACGAGGACCTGCTGAACGTGTTCTGGAGCCACCACGACCCGACGACGCCGAACCGGCAGGGGCCGGACTTCGGCACCCAGTACCGCTCCATCATCTTTTATCACAATAAGGAGCAGGAAGCCGTCGCCCGTGCCTCGAAGAATAAGCTGCAAGAGTCGGGCAAGTTTAAGAAACCCATCGTCACCGAGATCGTCCCGGCCTCGGAGTTCTGGAGAGCCGAGGAGTACCACCAGCAGTACCTGGAGAAAAATAACCTGAAGAGCTGCGGCATCTAG
- a CDS encoding HEAT repeat domain-containing protein codes for MIETMTGAGTVPDEKEGLRQSLSCDDINVRIYAVKELEGLGDRQSVGLLVDALRDEHYDVRETAYQALRRLGHKAVPGLAIALRDENFYVRMYAALAITDEIIGNPGRKYDDSVVDALTHALLDKSIYVRRSAYDALKVLEYNKILRSLLGSLKDSDPAIRLEAVIALGKIGDKRAVKALIRMLSEPDVNVRKKAVAALGRMRDKKATGPLLDLLYDLDGSVRKEAVRALGAIKDEKAVPGLLYAIGDKEPSVREAALEALESYRSFKYATPFTRALGEGVEVRKAAARALGKVRGSKAIEPLIGMLEDGDPEVRNAACMALASFGKKAIKPLQSALNDDNAWIRSGAAQAIGMICKARARKRMARAHKSMSAELWTEIESVISAYSKEKQASLSSFDI; via the coding sequence ATGATTGAGACTATGACCGGCGCAGGCACTGTGCCGGACGAAAAGGAGGGCCTGAGGCAGTCCTTAAGCTGCGACGATATCAACGTAAGGATATACGCGGTCAAGGAACTGGAAGGGCTCGGCGACAGGCAGTCGGTCGGACTGCTGGTCGACGCGCTGAGGGACGAGCACTACGACGTCCGGGAGACAGCCTACCAGGCGTTACGCAGGCTCGGCCATAAGGCGGTACCGGGGCTCGCCATAGCGCTAAGGGACGAGAACTTCTACGTCCGGATGTATGCCGCACTAGCCATAACGGACGAGATCATCGGAAACCCTGGCAGGAAGTACGACGATTCCGTCGTCGACGCCCTCACTCATGCCCTCCTCGATAAGAGCATCTACGTCCGGCGGTCGGCTTATGACGCCCTCAAAGTGCTGGAGTATAATAAGATCCTCCGGTCGCTCCTGGGCTCGCTCAAAGACAGTGACCCGGCGATCCGGCTGGAGGCGGTCATCGCCCTGGGCAAGATCGGCGATAAGCGGGCTGTAAAGGCGCTCATAAGGATGCTGTCCGAGCCGGACGTGAACGTGCGTAAAAAAGCCGTGGCCGCATTGGGCAGGATGAGGGATAAGAAGGCAACGGGGCCACTGCTCGACCTTTTATACGATTTAGACGGCAGTGTAAGGAAAGAGGCCGTCCGCGCCCTTGGCGCCATCAAGGACGAGAAGGCAGTGCCGGGCCTGCTGTACGCCATCGGCGATAAGGAGCCCTCAGTCCGGGAAGCCGCACTGGAGGCGCTGGAAAGCTACCGGTCGTTCAAGTATGCCACGCCGTTCACCAGGGCACTCGGCGAGGGCGTGGAAGTCCGTAAGGCGGCGGCCAGAGCGCTGGGAAAGGTCAGGGGAAGCAAGGCCATCGAGCCCCTGATAGGCATGCTGGAGGATGGTGACCCGGAGGTACGGAATGCAGCCTGTATGGCATTGGCATCCTTTGGTAAAAAGGCTATTAAGCCCCTGCAGTCTGCACTAAACGACGACAACGCCTGGATAAGAAGCGGCGCAGCACAGGCGATCGGGATGATATGCAAAGCCCGTGCTAGGAAACGCATGGCCAGAGCGCACAAGTCCATGTCGGCCGAGCTCTGGACGGAGATCGAGTCCGTCATCTCTGCCTACTCTAAGGAAAAGCAGGCGAGCCTGTCGTCCTTCGATATCTAG